From Miscanthus floridulus cultivar M001 chromosome 15, ASM1932011v1, whole genome shotgun sequence, the proteins below share one genomic window:
- the LOC136509646 gene encoding acetylserotonin O-methyltransferase 2-like, which translates to MSTSAHAEQQEPNAHNHLHHRTYVELYHHGLYHIKSSALLCAVGLGIPGAIHHRGGAATISDLVANTGVHPSKRSHLRRLMRMLTSFGIFGAGEQRAAAAAADDGESETVYTLTPVSSVLVADDKEASGASSLDMSALLRLLARPSTSVSTFFGLEEWFRDGGTTTLFEMALGVPPWSLTKNDAVYNRAMNEACVVDTSMAMDIMLKDTCRGGGASSIFSGLSSLVDVGGGHGAAAMAIATAFPLINCSVLDLEQVIIKVPRAGTDHIHSTVKFIAGDMFESIPPTDAVFLKHVLDCWDDDHCVKILQQCKRAIPARDAGGKVIIMNVVVGYGSLDKVVKETQVLFDMYMMRYGGSEREEHEWRKIFSKAGFSDYKITPILGFHSIIEVFP; encoded by the exons ATGTCGACTTCTGCCCATGCAGAGCAACAAGAGCCTAACGCCCACAACCACCTTCACCACCGTACTTACGTGGAGCTATATCACCACGGCCTTTACCACATCAAGTCATCGGCGCTGCTGTGCGCGGTCGGACTAGGCATCCCCGGCGCCATCCACCACCGCGGCGGCGCAGCAACAATCTCCGACCTCGTCGCCAACACCGGTGTCCACCCCTCCAAGCGCTCACACCTCCGGCGGCTCATGCGCATGCTTACCAGCTTCGGCATCTTCGGTGCCGGCGAGCAGcgagctgccgctgccgccgccgatgatggtgagaGTGAGACCGTCTACACGCTCACCCCCGTGTCCAGCGTCCTCGTCGCCGACGACAAGGAGGCATCAGGGGCCTCGTCGCTTGACATGTCGGCACTGCTCCGCCTCTTGGCGCGCCCTAGCACGTCCGTCTCCACCTTCTTCGGCTTGGAAGAGTGGTTCAGAGATGGAGGAACCACGACGCTCTTCGAGATGGCACTTGGTGTGCCTCCATGGAGCTTGACGAAGAACGACGCCGTCTACAATAGAGCCATGAACGAAGCGTGTGTCGTGGACACCAGCATGGCTATGGACATCATGCTGAAAGATACCTGCAGAGGCGGCGGCGCCAGCAGTATCTTCAGCGGGCTCAGCTCGCTGGTCGATGTTGGAGGGGGCCATGGCGCAGCCGCTATGGCCATCGCTACGGCCTTTCCGCTCATCAACTGCAGTGTACTAGACCTCGAACAAGTGATCATCAAGGTGCCACGAGCTGGCACTGATCATATTCATAGCACGGTGAAGTTCATCGCCGGTGACATGTTTGAGTCTATTCCACCTACAGATGCTGTTTTTCTAAag CATGTTTTGGATTGTTGGGATGACGACCACTGTGTCAAGATACTTCAACAGTGCAAGAGAGCAATTCCCGCCAGAGATGCTGGAGGTAAAGTGATCATTATGAATGTTGTGGTCGGCTATGGATCACTGGACAAAGTTGTCAAAGAGACGCAAGTGTTGTTTGATATGTACATGATGCGATATGGTGGGTCTGAGCGAGAGGAGCACGAATGGAGAAAAATCTTTTCAAAAGCTGGATTCAGTGATTACAAGATCACGCCCATACTAGGTTTTCATTCAATCATTGAGGTTTTTCCATGA